Proteins found in one Populus alba chromosome 14, ASM523922v2, whole genome shotgun sequence genomic segment:
- the LOC118041238 gene encoding ethylene-responsive transcription factor ERF023, with protein sequence MKMEQPPYTEDDPATNSPEAATAKSHRNSETPRGSGTRNPVYRGVRKRRWGKWVSEIREPRKKSRIWLGSFPVPEMAAKAYDVAAYCLKGCKAQLNFPDEVDDLPRPSTCTARDIQAAAAKAAHSVLLPTKKSIETNSDNSVDGEVADDDFWGEIELPELLTSNSGCCWNSCGWSTTFASDSSTWQQDGEGLPQFMACLY encoded by the coding sequence ATGAAAATGGAGCAACCACCATACACTGAAGATGACCCGGCCACAAACTCTCCAGAGGCAGCCACCGCCAAAAGCCACCGAAATTCTGAGACTCCACGGGGCAGCGGCACTCGAAATCCTGTCTATCGCGGTGTCCGAAAACGGAGGTGGGGGAAATGGGTGTCTGAAATTAGAGAGCCACGCAAGAAATCACGTATCTGGCTAGGCTCATTTCCTGTGCCAGAAATGGCAGCCAAGGCATATGATGTGGCAGCGTATTGTCTTAAAGGTTGTAAAGCGCAACTTAATTTTCCCGACGAAGTGGATGACTTGCCTAGACCGTCCACGTGCACGGCCAGGGACAtccaagcagcagcagcaaaggcAGCACACTCAGTGCTGCTTCCAACGAAAAAGAGCATCGAAACAAATAGTGATAATAGTGTCGACGGAGAAGTTGCCGATGATGATTTCTGGGGCGAGATAGAATTGCCGGAATTGTTGACGAGTAATAGCGGGTGCTGTTGGAATTCTTGTGGATGGAGTACTACTTTTGCAAGTGATAGTTCAACGTGGCAGCAGGATGGAGAGGGTCTGCCACAGTTCATGGCATGTCTTTATTAG
- the LOC118041237 gene encoding exportin-2 produces MEYNPEFLSQCFLHTLSPQPEPRRAAESKLAELADHPNYALAVLRLVAEPSINEQIRHAAAVNFKNHLRSRWAPSPDSSFTPILDAEKDQIKTLIVTLMLSSTPRIQSQLSESLSLIGKHDFPKSWPTLLPELVSNLRAASQSNDYASINGILGTANSIFKKFRYQYKTNDLLLDLKYCLDNFSAPLLEMFLRTAALIDSMVSSGGGSPVTLKPLFESQRLCCRIFFSLNFQELPEFFEDHMKEWMAEFKKYLTNGYPVLESSAEGLGLVDELRAAVCENISLYMEKNEEEFKDYLNDFAQAVWTLLGNVSQSSSRDSLAVTAIKFLTTVSTSVHHTLFAVDGVIPQICQSIVIPNVRLRDEDEELFEMNYIEFIRRDMEGSDIDTKRRIACELLKGIATNYKQQVISIVSVQIQNLLTSYAANPAAHWKDKDCAIYLVVSLSTKKAGGTSVSTDLVDVQSFFASVIVPELQSQDANAFPMLKAGALKFFTMFRNQIPKPLVLQLFPYLIQFLGAESNVVHSYAASCIEKLLLVKDEGGRSRYTSTDVAPNLLVLMNNLFTALRFPESEENQYIMKSIMRVLGVAEITPEIAGPCIAGLTSILAEVCKNPKNPIFNHYLFESVAVLVRRACERDISLIPSFETSLFPRLQEILGNDVTEFLPYAFQLLAQLVELNRPPISDTYMEIFKLLLSPDSWNRNSNVPALVRLLQAFLEKAPEKVTQEGRLAQVLGIFNRLVSAPSTDEQGFYVLNTVIENLDYGAIAPYVGHIWNALFSRLQIKRTVKFIKSLSIFMSLFVVKHGSANLVDSMNSVQAGIFLVILEQFLIPNLKLITGRIEVKLVSVASIRLICESPALLDAGAVRHWGKMLDSIVTLLSRTEEDRVGDEPEMPDIAENAGYTVSFVNLYNAGKKEEDPLKDIKDPKEFLATSLAKLSALSPARFPQIINENLDPANQAVLLQICSTYNCPIV; encoded by the coding sequence ATGGAATACAATCCAGAATTCCTCTCTCAATGTTTCCTCCACACACTCTCTCCACAACCCGAGCCTCGCCGTGCCGCCGAATCCAAACTCGCCGAACTCGCCGACCACCCTAACTACGCCCTTGCCGTCCTCCGCCTCGTAGCTGAACCCTCTATCAATGAACAGATCCGTCACGCCGCCGCAGTTAACTTCAAAAACCACCTCCGCTCCCGGTGGGCTCCATCTCCTGATTCCTCCTTCACTCCGATCCTCGACGCGGAAAAGGACCAAATCAAAACCCTGATTGTCACTCTCATGCTCTCCTCTACTCCTCGAATCCAATCTCAGCTCAGCGAATCGCTCTCTCTTATTGGAAAACACGATTTCCCTAAATCCTGGCCCACTTTGCTGCCTGAGCTGGTGTCAAATCTCCGAGCCGCTTCGCAGTCAAACGACTATGCTTCAATTAATGGTATTCTTGGTACTGCTAATTCCATTTTTAAGAAGTTTCGTTATCAGTATAAAACTAATGATCTCTTACTTGATTTAAAGTATTGTTTGGATAATTTCTCCGCTCCATTACTAGAAATGTTCCTTAGAACAGCGGCTTTGATTGATTCCATGGTTAGTTCAGGTGGTGGGTCACCTGTTACTCTAAAGCCTTTGTTTGAGTCACAGAGATTGTGttgtagaatatttttttcattgaattttcaaGAGTTGCCCGAGTTTTTTGAGGATCATATGAAAGAGTGGATGGCtgaatttaagaaatatttaacaaatgGCTATCCTGTGCTAGAGAGTAGTGCGGAAGGATTAGGTCTTGTTGATGAGCTTAGGGCTGCAGTATGTGAGAATATTAGTCTTTATATGGAGAAAAATGAGGAGGAGTTTAAGGATTATTTGAATGATTTTGCACAAGCTGTTTGGACTTTGTTAGGGAATGTGTCCCAGTCCTCAAGTCGTGATAGTTTAGCTGTTACTGCAATTAAGTTTTTGACTACTGTGAGTACTAGTGTTCATCATACTTTGTTTGCGGTTGACGGGGTTATACCACAGATTTGCCAAAGTATCGTGATTCCTAATGTGAGGTTGAGGGATGAGGATGAGGAACTCTTTGAGATGAATTATATTGAGTTTATAAGGAGGGATATGGAAGGGAGTGATATAGACACTAAAAGGAGGATTGCCTGTGAATTACTAAAAGGGATTGCAACAAATTATAAGCAGCAGGTGATCAGTATAGTTTCTGTTCAGATTCAGAATTTGTTGACTTCGTATGCTGCAAACCCAGCTGCACACTGGAAGGACAAGGATTGTGCGATATATTTGGTCGTATCCCTTTCAACTAAGAAGGCCGGTGGTACTTCTGTTTCAACTGATCTTGTTGATGTTCAGAGTTTTTTTGCATCGGTAATAGTGCCTGAGTTGCAGAGTCAGGATGCAAATGCCTTCCCAATGCTCAAGGCTGGTGCTCTTAAATTCTTTACAATGTTTAGGAATCAGATACCAAAGCCTCTTGTACTTCAGTTGTTTCCGTATTTGATTCAATTCCTAGGTGCAGAGTCAAACGTTGTTCATTCTTATGCTGCAAGCTGTATAGAAAAACTCTTGTTGGTCAAGGATGAAGGGGGAAGATCAAGGTATACTTCAACAGATGTAGCTCCAAATCTTCTAGTGCTGATGAATAACCTTTTTACTGCCTTAAGGTTTCCGGAGTCAGAGGAGAATCAATACATAATGAAGAGTATCATGCGGGTTCTAGGGGTTGCAGAAATAACTCCTGAGATTGCTGGACCTTGCATTGCTGGATTGACTTCTATTCTGGCTGAAGTTTGCAAGAATCCAAAGAATCCAATTTTCAATCACTATCTCTTTGAATCAGTGGCTGTTCTTGTAAGGCGGGCATGTGAAAGAGACATCTCTCTCATACCATCTTTTGAAACAAGCTTGTTTCCTAGACTCCAGGAGATCTTGGGAAATGATGTAACTGAGTTTTTGCCTTATGCATTCCAGCTATTGGCTCAACTTGTTGAGTTGAATAGACCACCCATCTCAGATACCTACATGGAAATTTTTAAACTTCTCCTTTCTCCTGATTCATGGAATAGAAACTCAAATGTCCCAGCCCTTGTCCGTCTCCTTCAGGCTTTCCTTGAGAAAGCACCTGAGAAGGTCACCCAAGAGGGGAGACTAGCTCAGGTGCTTGGCATATTTAACAGGCTCGTGTCAGCCCCGAGCACTGATGAACAAGGCTTCTATGTGCTGAACACTGTTATTGAGAATCTTGACTATGGAGCCATTGCTCCCTATGTTGGTCACATCTGGAATGCCCTATTCTCACGCTTGCAAATTAAACGCACAGTAAAGTTTATCAAGTCTCTTTCGATTTTCATGTCACTCTTTGTGGTCAAGCATGGCTCTGCAAACCTTGTGGACTCTATGAATTCAGTGCAAGCTGGtatatttttggtgattttggAGCAGTTCTTGATACCTAATCTCAAGCTGATCACTGGGCGCATTGAGGTCAAGTTAGTATCAGTTGCCTCAATCCGACTTATCTGTGAATCTCCTGCCCTTTTGGATGCTGGGGCTGTTAGACACTGGGGGAAAATGCTTGACAGCATTGTAACTCTCCTTTCACGAACAGAGGAGGATAGAGTTGGAGATGAACCGGAAATGCCAGATATTGCTGAAAATGCAGGTTATACTGTTTCATTTGTGAATCTGTACAATGCTGGAAAGAAGGAGGAGGATCCTTTGAAGGACATAAAAGATCCTAAGGAATTCTTGGCTACTTCATTAGCGAAGCTTTCTGCCCTTTCCCCTGCAAGGTTTCCCCAGATCATCAATGAAAATCTTGATCCAGCAAATCAAGCAGTATTGCTCCAGATTTGCAGCACTTACAACTGTCCAATTGTTTGA